The following are encoded together in the Bacillus sp. V2I10 genome:
- a CDS encoding DUF948 domain-containing protein translates to MLIELSAVGAALAFICLVGYLIQTLRRGMITLEETNETLVEVRKAVHDLSGEAEDLIHSANQITVDVKSKMKSVEPLLESAQDMGEVIHSVTNTVKQAATGYGYGLPPVKNNPEPTREVKIKLK, encoded by the coding sequence ATGTTAATTGAGCTAAGTGCTGTCGGAGCTGCTTTAGCGTTTATTTGTCTTGTCGGGTACTTGATTCAAACGCTCAGAAGGGGAATGATTACACTCGAAGAGACTAATGAGACGCTAGTTGAGGTAAGAAAGGCTGTTCATGATTTGTCTGGTGAGGCTGAGGATCTGATTCACTCTGCCAATCAAATTACAGTCGATGTGAAAAGCAAAATGAAATCAGTCGAACCTTTGCTTGAATCTGCTCAGGATATGGGCGAGGTCATCCACAGTGTAACGAATACGGTAAAACAGGCGGCAACTGGGTATGGATATGGACTTCCGCCGGTGAAAAATAATCCGGAACCTACCCGTGAAGTGAAAATTAAGCTGAAATAA
- a CDS encoding threonine synthase, which translates to MNYSYLSHLSCPKCGAEYSAETIQQLCVCGSPLLVNYHLDQIKSVLTKEEVSHRENSLWKYHELLPVENPDNIVSMGEGMTPLLKMDRIGSELGIQHLLMKDEGLIPTGSFKARGAAVGISKAKELGVKTFAMPTNGNAGAAWSLYAARAGIEPFIFMPLDAPLITRKETAISGANLHLIDGLISDAGKVVAQLVSDEGFYDASTLKEPYRIEGKKTMGYEIAEQLNWSVPDVILYPTGGGVGIIGIYKALLELQELGWISKDKLPRLVAVQAEGCAPIVKAFDEGKTESEFWENSQTDAFGINVPKAIGDFLVLQGIYDTNGCAIAVTEKEIHAEQSHVAELEGCFICPEGAATFAAARLLRERNWIKEDETVVCLNTGQGIKYPETVHEEAPLLRKGEMLKL; encoded by the coding sequence ATGAACTATAGTTATCTATCACATTTAAGCTGCCCGAAATGCGGGGCGGAGTATTCAGCAGAAACGATTCAGCAGCTTTGCGTGTGCGGATCGCCTTTGCTGGTAAACTATCATTTGGATCAAATTAAATCTGTTTTGACGAAAGAAGAGGTAAGTCATCGAGAGAACAGTCTTTGGAAATATCATGAGCTGCTTCCGGTAGAAAATCCGGACAATATTGTTTCGATGGGAGAGGGCATGACACCGCTGCTTAAGATGGATAGAATCGGAAGCGAACTAGGGATTCAACATCTTCTTATGAAAGATGAAGGTCTCATTCCAACCGGTTCTTTTAAAGCGAGAGGAGCTGCTGTCGGTATTTCGAAAGCGAAAGAACTCGGTGTGAAAACTTTTGCGATGCCGACAAACGGGAATGCGGGTGCAGCGTGGTCACTCTATGCAGCAAGAGCGGGAATTGAGCCGTTTATTTTCATGCCGCTTGATGCGCCTCTTATTACTAGAAAAGAAACAGCAATATCCGGTGCGAACTTGCATTTAATAGATGGATTGATCAGTGATGCCGGAAAAGTTGTAGCGCAGCTTGTAAGTGATGAGGGTTTTTACGATGCTTCTACTCTAAAAGAGCCATACCGCATTGAAGGGAAAAAGACGATGGGGTATGAAATCGCGGAACAGCTGAACTGGAGTGTGCCTGATGTTATCCTGTACCCGACTGGCGGGGGTGTGGGCATAATCGGAATCTACAAAGCACTTCTTGAATTGCAGGAGCTTGGCTGGATCAGCAAGGACAAGCTTCCCCGTCTTGTTGCTGTTCAGGCTGAGGGCTGCGCACCCATTGTGAAAGCTTTTGATGAAGGCAAAACGGAATCAGAGTTCTGGGAAAACTCACAGACGGATGCATTTGGCATTAATGTTCCTAAAGCGATAGGTGATTTTCTGGTTCTTCAGGGAATTTATGATACGAATGGCTGTGCCATTGCTGTTACTGAAAAAGAGATTCATGCGGAGCAGTCACATGTTGCTGAATTAGAAGGCTGTTTTATTTGTCCGGAGGGGGCGGCGACTTTTGCGGCGGCACGTCTTTTAAGAGAAAGAAACTGGATTAAAGAAGATGAGACAGTGGTCTGTCTGAATACAGGGCAGGGAATCAAATATCCGGAAACTGTTCATGAAGAAGCACCTCTGCTCCGAAAAGGTGAAATGCTGAAACTATAA
- a CDS encoding YfmQ family protein, with the protein MTWAVLLSLILMSAVKIVMTCIPTFGAEWLISKFEIHSKLSDSNSTLTINGNLLEGEDKIQVINYFNEAAFFKKYYIFPGSEKLFLHPENCGTPIVIETKRGKKDVRLFVYSYKDHVYVVKQYKKKIAAYSLLSDSLQKRSNSVTEEIV; encoded by the coding sequence ATGACTTGGGCAGTTTTGCTTTCGTTAATTCTAATGAGTGCTGTTAAAATAGTAATGACCTGTATACCAACATTTGGTGCTGAATGGCTTATCAGCAAATTTGAGATTCATTCAAAACTTAGTGACTCAAATTCTACACTAACCATTAATGGGAATTTATTGGAAGGTGAAGACAAAATTCAGGTTATTAATTATTTTAACGAAGCTGCATTTTTTAAAAAATATTATATATTTCCAGGGAGCGAGAAATTATTTTTACATCCAGAGAACTGCGGGACTCCAATAGTCATTGAGACTAAAAGAGGAAAAAAGGATGTTAGGTTATTTGTATACAGTTACAAAGATCACGTTTATGTAGTAAAACAGTACAAAAAGAAAATAGCCGCCTACAGTCTTCTTTCTGATAGCCTCCAAAAACGTTCTAATTCAGTAACAGAGGAAATCGTTTAA
- the metC gene encoding cystathionine beta-lyase, with amino-acid sequence MSNDDWKFETKLLHNRQKVQKENGAVSVPIHHSSTFHQFDFDDYGKFDYSRSGNPTREALEETIAELEGGTKGFAFASGMAAISTCFLLLSKGDHVLITEDVYGGTYRIITDVLSRFGIEYSFVDMTDLHEVASHIKPNTKVIYVETPSNPLLKITDIQGITKLAKANNCLTFLDNTFLTPVLQRPLELGVDIVLHSATKFLAGHSDVLAGLAAVKDAELAAQVGKLQNAFGAVLGVQDSWLVLRGIKTLNVRLQQSSASARKLAEYLSKHKAVRHVYYPGLTFHPGHSIQRYQADGPGAVLSFTLADEDAVRTLVKNVELPVFAVSLGAVESILSYPARMSHAAMPKEERERRGISDGLLRMSVGLEDADDLIKDFEQALAKLPAHANNKLRA; translated from the coding sequence TTGAGCAACGATGATTGGAAATTCGAGACGAAGCTTCTTCACAATCGTCAAAAGGTGCAAAAAGAAAATGGAGCGGTAAGCGTGCCGATCCATCATTCCTCTACTTTTCACCAATTTGATTTTGATGACTACGGAAAATTTGATTACAGCAGATCGGGGAACCCGACACGCGAGGCATTAGAAGAAACGATTGCCGAACTAGAAGGAGGCACAAAAGGATTTGCCTTTGCTTCTGGAATGGCGGCCATTTCAACCTGTTTCTTGCTCCTTTCTAAAGGAGACCACGTTTTAATTACTGAAGACGTATACGGCGGAACGTACCGGATCATCACAGATGTATTGAGCAGATTCGGCATTGAATACAGCTTTGTCGACATGACCGATTTGCATGAAGTGGCGTCACACATCAAGCCAAATACAAAAGTAATCTATGTTGAGACACCGTCAAATCCGCTTTTGAAAATTACCGATATCCAGGGCATTACGAAACTTGCAAAAGCAAATAACTGTTTAACATTTTTAGACAATACGTTTTTAACACCTGTTCTGCAGCGCCCGCTCGAGCTGGGAGTCGATATCGTGCTTCACAGCGCAACCAAGTTTTTGGCCGGACACAGTGATGTCCTTGCAGGACTCGCGGCTGTAAAAGACGCAGAACTTGCTGCACAGGTTGGAAAACTGCAAAATGCGTTCGGTGCGGTCCTTGGCGTGCAGGACAGCTGGCTTGTGCTCCGCGGAATTAAAACACTGAACGTCAGACTTCAACAATCATCAGCATCTGCGCGGAAGCTGGCAGAGTACTTGTCCAAGCATAAAGCTGTCCGTCACGTTTATTATCCAGGATTAACGTTCCATCCCGGCCATTCAATTCAGCGTTACCAGGCGGACGGACCAGGTGCCGTGCTATCATTCACATTAGCCGATGAAGACGCTGTCCGCACCCTTGTTAAAAATGTCGAGCTCCCTGTATTCGCTGTAAGCCTCGGCGCAGTAGAATCTATTCTTTCCTATCCGGCCAGAATGTCTCACGCCGCTATGCCAAAAGAAGAGCGGGAGCGCCGCGGGATCTCGGACGGTTTATTGCGCATGAGCGTAGGCCTTGAGGATGCAGACGACTTGATCAAAGATTTTGAGCAGGCCTTGGCGAAGCTGCCTGCACATGCTAATAATAAGTTGAGAGCTTGA
- a CDS encoding methionine biosynthesis PLP-dependent protein translates to MSERIETILAQIGNRSENVTGTVNPPVYFSTAYRHNGIGESTGFDYIRTGNPTRTILEKAIAELEHGDQGYAFSSGMAAIQTLMALFKSGDELIVSSDLYGGTYRLFEREWRKYGLVFHYADFKDEDCTQQLINERTKAIFLETPTNPLMQETEVSKIAKITRENHLLLIVDNTFYTPILQTPILDGADIVIHSATKYLGGHNDVLAGLVVAKGTELCEELAQHHNAIGGVLSPFDSWLLIRGMKTLALRMNQHEKNAGQLAAFLENQTEVTDVLYPGKGGMLSFRLEKEEWVNPFLKALKTITFAESLGGVESFITYPATQTHMDIPEEIRAANGVCNRLLRFSVGIEYAGDLELDLTQAFELMKEAEKVEQR, encoded by the coding sequence ATGTCAGAACGCATTGAAACAATCTTAGCTCAAATTGGAAATCGAAGTGAAAACGTAACGGGAACAGTGAATCCGCCCGTCTATTTTTCTACAGCATACAGGCACAATGGAATTGGGGAATCAACTGGATTTGACTACATCCGCACTGGAAATCCTACTCGGACGATCCTTGAAAAAGCCATTGCAGAGCTTGAGCATGGAGATCAGGGATATGCCTTCAGTTCAGGAATGGCTGCGATTCAGACATTGATGGCATTGTTTAAAAGCGGAGACGAGCTCATTGTATCCTCAGATTTGTACGGGGGAACCTACCGTTTATTCGAACGGGAATGGAGAAAATACGGACTTGTTTTTCATTACGCTGATTTTAAAGACGAAGACTGTACGCAGCAGCTGATCAATGAACGCACAAAGGCCATTTTTCTGGAAACCCCGACAAATCCTTTGATGCAGGAAACAGAGGTCAGCAAGATTGCAAAAATTACCCGCGAAAACCATTTGCTGCTGATTGTCGACAACACGTTCTACACGCCGATCCTGCAAACGCCGATTTTAGATGGAGCGGACATCGTTATACATAGTGCCACCAAATATTTGGGCGGACACAATGATGTGCTTGCCGGTTTGGTTGTTGCTAAGGGAACAGAGCTTTGTGAAGAGCTTGCACAACATCACAACGCAATCGGGGGGGTGCTTTCTCCTTTTGATTCCTGGCTCTTGATCCGCGGTATGAAAACCCTTGCCCTGCGAATGAACCAGCATGAGAAAAATGCCGGCCAGCTTGCAGCATTTCTTGAAAATCAAACAGAAGTGACAGACGTGCTTTATCCTGGCAAAGGCGGAATGCTTTCGTTCAGGCTGGAGAAGGAAGAATGGGTGAACCCATTTCTGAAAGCCTTAAAGACGATCACATTTGCAGAAAGCCTAGGCGGAGTGGAAAGCTTTATCACATACCCAGCGACGCAGACTCATATGGATATTCCTGAAGAGATTCGCGCGGCAAATGGCGTGTGCAACAGGCTATTGCGCTTTTCTGTCGGAATTGAATACGCAGGAGATTTGGAACTGGACTTAACACAGGCATTTGAACTGATGAAGGAGGCGGAGAAAGTTGAGCAACGATGA
- a CDS encoding DMT family transporter, whose product MRKSIHVTAGIYAAVSITFWGISFVSTKAVLVQLEPLTLLVLRFGIASLFLFLLLFLLRQPLKIKKYYLPEVFILAVLGIFVHQVIQAAALQSIQASQAGWIISFSPIFTAVLASLFLKETFTLFKAAGMTIAVLGVLLITSYGQGGSFTFHANAGYALMILSTLNWAVYSILIKKLKIPYPALTITFYTSFFGFMMTIPFFIRNNGWVQMSVLTQENWTHLLFLGIFVSAVAYWFWGKALEVMEATKVSSFLYFEPLATVIAAVILLNEPFLLMSGAGGLLIIAGVMIVNRKYS is encoded by the coding sequence ATGAGGAAATCAATTCATGTCACAGCAGGTATCTATGCAGCTGTCTCAATTACTTTCTGGGGAATTTCCTTTGTATCAACAAAAGCTGTTTTAGTTCAGCTGGAACCTTTAACATTGCTTGTTTTGCGTTTTGGTATAGCATCTCTCTTTTTATTCCTCCTTCTTTTCCTCCTTCGTCAGCCTTTAAAAATAAAAAAGTATTATCTCCCTGAGGTTTTTATACTTGCCGTACTCGGCATCTTTGTCCATCAAGTCATTCAGGCTGCAGCACTGCAGTCCATTCAGGCATCGCAAGCAGGATGGATCATCTCTTTTTCCCCGATATTCACAGCTGTTCTGGCATCTCTATTTTTGAAAGAAACGTTTACGCTTTTTAAAGCAGCGGGCATGACAATTGCTGTACTTGGCGTTCTCTTGATTACATCTTATGGACAAGGCGGGTCATTCACCTTTCATGCAAATGCGGGATACGCACTGATGATCTTAAGTACATTAAATTGGGCGGTTTATTCCATTCTTATAAAAAAATTAAAAATCCCTTATCCTGCATTAACCATTACTTTTTATACAAGCTTTTTTGGTTTTATGATGACAATTCCATTCTTTATAAGAAATAACGGCTGGGTTCAGATGAGTGTACTGACTCAGGAAAACTGGACTCATTTGCTGTTTCTCGGAATCTTTGTCTCGGCAGTCGCTTACTGGTTTTGGGGAAAAGCCCTGGAGGTCATGGAGGCAACTAAAGTGTCATCCTTTCTTTACTTTGAACCGCTTGCAACTGTTATTGCGGCAGTCATCTTGCTGAATGAACCTTTTTTATTAATGAGCGGGGCAGGCGGTTTGTTGATTATTGCCGGTGTAATGATTGTAAATCGTAAATATTCATAA
- a CDS encoding esterase family protein: protein MTAKAGIVKETLLYSKELEEEVTLLIYLPKNYSPLYKYSLIIAQDGQDYFRLGRIPRQTEELLSEKEIENVIIVGIPYRDVHDRRDKYHPEGPKQKAYIRFLAHEVVPYLDKEFPTYQMGAGRALIGDSLAGTVSFMTALTYPNTFGKVMMQSPYSDEAVLQMVKDFSSPALLSVYHQIGTKETEVKTTDGAVQDFITPNRELHEAISAKGIPSVYEEFEGDHKWTFWQPSLKKILKTMF from the coding sequence ATGACAGCGAAAGCAGGAATTGTAAAAGAGACGCTGCTTTATTCAAAAGAATTAGAAGAAGAAGTAACGCTCCTGATTTATTTGCCGAAGAATTATTCGCCTCTATATAAGTACAGCCTGATCATTGCACAGGACGGTCAGGATTACTTCAGACTCGGGCGCATCCCAAGGCAGACAGAGGAGCTCTTAAGTGAAAAAGAAATCGAAAATGTGATTATTGTAGGCATTCCGTATCGTGATGTGCATGACCGCCGTGATAAATATCATCCGGAAGGGCCGAAGCAAAAAGCCTATATTCGTTTTTTGGCTCATGAAGTTGTTCCCTATCTGGACAAGGAGTTTCCAACCTATCAAATGGGAGCCGGGCGAGCTCTAATCGGAGATTCGCTGGCTGGAACTGTATCCTTTATGACCGCTCTCACTTATCCGAATACGTTTGGAAAAGTAATGATGCAATCACCTTATTCAGATGAAGCTGTTCTGCAAATGGTGAAGGATTTTTCTTCCCCAGCTTTATTATCTGTCTATCATCAAATTGGCACGAAAGAAACAGAAGTCAAAACGACTGACGGCGCAGTGCAGGACTTCATTACCCCAAACAGGGAACTGCACGAGGCCATTTCCGCTAAAGGAATTCCATCCGTCTATGAAGAATTTGAAGGCGACCACAAATGGACGTTCTGGCAGCCGTCTTTGAAAAAGATTTTAAAAACAATGTTCTAA
- a CDS encoding YjcG family protein, translating to MKYGIVIFPSKKLQDSANSYRKRYDPNYALIPPHLTLKQPFESTDEQVRDISRELRQIAQRMQPLSLSIKKFSSFSPVNNVIYLKVEPTEEILNLYDALHGEYFSNIEPEYAFVPHITIGQNLSDDEHSDVLGRLKMTDFQHEETVDRFHLLYQLENGSWTVYETFLLGKEGL from the coding sequence ATGAAGTACGGTATTGTCATTTTTCCATCAAAAAAACTTCAGGATTCAGCTAACTCTTACCGCAAGCGCTATGACCCAAACTATGCTTTGATTCCGCCTCATTTGACGCTTAAGCAGCCATTTGAATCGACAGATGAGCAGGTAAGGGACATTTCAAGAGAGCTGCGTCAGATTGCACAAAGAATGCAGCCGCTCTCACTCTCAATCAAAAAATTCAGTTCCTTTTCTCCAGTAAACAACGTCATTTATCTTAAAGTTGAACCGACAGAAGAAATCTTGAATCTGTATGATGCGCTGCATGGCGAATATTTTTCAAATATTGAGCCTGAATATGCTTTTGTTCCTCATATTACAATTGGTCAAAATCTGTCTGATGATGAGCATTCAGATGTGCTTGGCCGCCTGAAAATGACAGATTTTCAGCATGAAGAAACGGTTGACCGCTTCCATCTCCTCTATCAGCTGGAAAATGGATCATGGACGGTTTATGAGACATTTCTTCTTGGAAAGGAAGGTCTGTAA
- a CDS encoding GNAT family N-acetyltransferase — MIARIVKSDEELQDAYDVRTKVFVEEQHVPEEEEIDQFEREASHVVLYDGDMPVGAGRFRILNGIGKIERICVLPDYRSKGAGKIIMEKLEEIAASKEMQTLKLNAQTHAEPFYEKLGYNTISKETFLDAGIPHVTMVKEIKA; from the coding sequence GTGATCGCAAGAATTGTAAAGTCAGATGAAGAATTGCAGGACGCCTATGATGTCCGAACAAAAGTATTTGTAGAAGAACAGCATGTGCCTGAAGAAGAAGAAATCGATCAGTTTGAAAGAGAAGCTTCTCACGTTGTTTTATATGACGGCGACATGCCAGTTGGTGCAGGACGTTTTCGCATCCTGAACGGAATCGGCAAAATTGAACGAATTTGCGTGCTTCCTGATTACCGTTCTAAAGGCGCAGGCAAAATCATCATGGAAAAACTTGAAGAGATTGCTGCTTCAAAAGAAATGCAGACGCTAAAGCTGAATGCACAAACACATGCAGAGCCTTTCTATGAGAAGCTTGGCTATAACACCATTTCAAAAGAAACATTTTTAGATGCAGGCATTCCGCATGTTACGATGGTAAAAGAAATAAAAGCTTAA
- a CDS encoding DUF421 domain-containing protein, whose amino-acid sequence MEFLHTGLDLIVGFFGLFFLTRILGKTQITQITTFDFISALVLGELVGNAVFDDDIGILKILFAISVWGSLIYLLEIITQKWKNTRAFLEGRPTIIIHQGRILRESLKASKLDLNQLQHLVRARGAFSLSEVAFAVLETDGTVNILKKPKFEMPTRSDFSMTQEKKAIMPFSMILDGEVLLDNVQEAGFSEEWLQEELKKQNIKTYKEVLYAEWLEGEGLYLQKMN is encoded by the coding sequence ATGGAGTTTTTACATACAGGTCTTGATTTAATCGTTGGTTTTTTCGGCTTATTTTTTTTAACAAGAATTTTAGGTAAAACCCAAATTACACAAATTACTACATTTGACTTCATTTCTGCTCTAGTACTTGGGGAGCTTGTAGGAAATGCCGTATTTGACGACGATATCGGCATACTTAAAATACTGTTCGCTATCTCAGTATGGGGATCTCTTATTTATCTTCTTGAAATTATTACGCAAAAATGGAAGAACACGAGAGCCTTTTTAGAAGGAAGACCCACTATTATTATTCATCAGGGCAGAATTCTTCGTGAGAGTTTAAAAGCAAGCAAGCTTGATCTCAATCAGCTTCAGCACCTGGTAAGAGCAAGAGGCGCATTTTCATTGAGTGAAGTAGCTTTTGCTGTTCTGGAAACAGATGGGACAGTAAACATCTTAAAAAAACCCAAATTTGAAATGCCGACGCGAAGTGATTTTAGCATGACGCAAGAAAAAAAGGCAATTATGCCTTTTTCAATGATTCTTGATGGAGAAGTCCTGCTTGATAATGTACAGGAAGCAGGATTTTCAGAAGAATGGCTGCAGGAAGAGCTCAAGAAACAAAATATAAAGACCTACAAAGAGGTCTTATACGCTGAATGGCTTGAAGGAGAAGGACTTTACCTTCAAAAAATGAATTAA
- a CDS encoding MBL fold metallo-hydrolase: MHQGAVNIGYVMSGNYGMLIDAGLDPQTAKKVCRQLTAQGFPLSHLFITHAHADHYGGAAYIQENHPVHTFASKEEAAILTNPILEPLYLFQGNKPLPELRDKFLEGAPIIIDEEVTEGKHQFGDVLFECMAFPGHSLMQLGVMADGILFASDAYFGAEQIKKHKIPYIIDAEDTLKSLEKLLTIECLGAVPGHGNYEEAFQETVKLNIEYHHHVLFVLLDILSSSPHTYEQVIQKMCRHFGVNPSSLSSWMLFRTAIMAYATKLIKDQKAEMVIEDAILYLKS; this comes from the coding sequence ATGCATCAGGGTGCCGTCAATATCGGCTATGTCATGAGCGGCAATTATGGCATGCTTATTGACGCTGGACTAGATCCTCAAACAGCAAAAAAAGTCTGCAGGCAATTAACAGCCCAAGGCTTTCCATTAAGCCATTTATTTATCACTCATGCTCACGCCGACCATTACGGCGGCGCTGCATATATTCAGGAAAATCATCCAGTTCATACATTCGCTTCAAAAGAGGAGGCAGCCATATTAACCAATCCGATATTAGAACCGCTTTATTTATTTCAAGGCAACAAGCCACTGCCTGAGCTGCGGGACAAATTTCTGGAAGGGGCACCTATTATCATTGATGAAGAGGTAACGGAAGGAAAGCACCAATTTGGCGATGTCTTATTTGAATGCATGGCATTCCCCGGTCACAGTCTTATGCAGCTTGGCGTGATGGCGGACGGCATATTATTTGCTTCGGACGCCTATTTTGGTGCAGAACAGATAAAAAAACATAAGATTCCTTACATAATAGATGCCGAAGATACACTTAAATCCTTAGAAAAACTTTTAACCATCGAATGTCTCGGAGCGGTGCCGGGTCATGGGAATTATGAGGAAGCCTTTCAAGAAACGGTCAAGCTAAATATAGAATATCATCATCACGTTCTTTTCGTCCTTTTGGACATCCTCTCAAGCAGTCCTCATACTTACGAACAAGTCATCCAAAAAATGTGCCGTCATTTTGGCGTTAATCCTTCATCCCTTTCATCATGGATGCTGTTTAGAACTGCAATCATGGCATACGCGACGAAGCTGATAAAAGATCAAAAAGCTGAAATGGTGATCGAGGATGCCATCCTTTATTTAAAAAGTTAA